Within the Zea mays cultivar B73 chromosome 10, Zm-B73-REFERENCE-NAM-5.0, whole genome shotgun sequence genome, the region TAGAAAttttttttaatataaaaacaattactataccttatttaattcatataaaattcatacttagtcaaattgatccattccagttcctataattttgtaataatattatctatcacatagtgtctctgttttgacatgaaaaatgtattaaaatttatctcttaattaatcttgtatcaaatacataaaaccttcagaaattcataacttaaaatccataactctaaAACTAGTGATTTttattcctacgatctcgttacacaACGTAGAATAATATCATGCATTCTGTTTTGATGTTTGGTGTGATTTTAATTTCTGCTATaccctgtttgtttgtattgatgcgagtagacgagccacCCACAGAGGATCCTGGGGTTtagcaggtggagactgctgagcaggagctcgttgaaggcaagctgtgcccttgatcacttctttttacacagtcatattcttattaatcataatgatatgcataggttaattttgatggtaccctttaggttaccctagtttgactatctttataccttgactccactgaactttttgggtagtacttgatattgctttatgtggttttgggtatggagatatacattattcatgatcatacttttattatctctttattattactgttcatgataagatcattatgttaattggaacatggagtgaccacctaggaaaacagtgctaccacaagggtggtatgggacgcccttggctgactaactaggaaagctagtggaggactatcttacccgataggggcaagggcagtaggggagtggtcagtgtggggaggcccttgggttgattttgctgcgatggtggtctggcgaggggtccctgcattggagcatcCTAGACTgttgcgggttttctgaagctagtggaactttgtaaagaccttatagtgttaccctgcctcgcttccttgatagaggtgtatgggattcatgaccccttggcatatgggtaacatgacttgttggtaaagatacgcaacctctgtagagtgtaaaactggtatatcagccgtgctcatggtcatgagcggctcggaccctcacatgattaatttatggaattaaattcaatttgtcatttgcatcgcattcagattatttattattactttGATTTACTatcactatggtttggtatttacttacacttagtaactgctaataaaatttcaccaacttataaaagcaatgctcagcttcaacctttattttgttgatcagccttacacttcacatgaactcccacctttggtgagttcatgcacattattccccacaacttgttgagctatgatcttttgtgagctcactcttgcgatatatatacccccccacaggtgaagagcaggtggtcgaagaggagccacacaacgaggagttcgacttgatgtTGGTGGtgtctcctagtcagctttgtggcgtcaggaaaataatatttagttcgttttatatttattatttatttttgtaagacttccgctatgtaataagtatatCTAtggtatttatgacatttatctctatacattctgtcattatatgtgaagttctttcttggcgcacatatgagatgcacccggctttatcttTTAAATTCGGTTGTGACAGTAAACctaatatttatatatttataattAAGATAGTTTTAATATTATGTcttattttataaagtatagatcagacCTTTTCAAAAAGAATACCTTATATTATAACCCATGCGGTTGGACCGTTTTTTTGTATTTTAACCTTTTTTTTGAAAAATGTTCACGTTTAGACTATTCGATGACTTAATCTCATTTGTAGACTCTTTGCTCGGTACCATAgactgtggcgccgaggtaatacggctcggcgccacagatcttggcgccgagataCGTGCTCCGCTGGCGAGAGAGCATGATACGACGCTGACGTGGCCGAGCCCGGCGCCATGATTCATGACACCGAGCTCGAGTCTCCTACCGTGCGGTTGGCTCGGTGCCACAGTTTACGGCATCGAGATACGTGCTCCGCTGGTGAGAGAGCATGGCACGACGCTATGGCCGAGCTCGGGGTTGGCTGGTTTGTCTCTCTAGTTGTTTTCGTTGGGCGTAGCACAAAATGAGTATTCACTTTTAAGACACAGTGTTTCCCTTGGATGACGGGTCAAGGCACATCATCATTGTCGAGGCACATCATTCATGGTCTCGTCGGGACAACTGTTGGTGTCAGTGAGCAGATGACCATCACGCCATCACCAACCCCCCCCCACCCCACCCACACACACACAGGTCCCTTTTCTGccaacttagggggtgtttggttactcctgctaaagtttagaccgggtcacatcaagcgtttgatttttaaataggagtatgaaatatagacccaaccaactggactagattcgtctcgacttttaatcttcggctgacaaattagttttataatccgactacatttaatacccggaacgaaggttcaaacattcgatgagaCATGGGCTAAATTTTAGTTTGGGGTAACCAAACACCCTATTAGAGCAGTCCCGTATGGGTTGTGATTTGTGAAGCCTCCTGCTCTATGAAAAAAAAAACAGAGAGAGAAACGTATCGTTGAAGCTTTTTATATTTAATCAGATTTATAAAAACATCAATAGTGTTACATTTGTAACTAAATTAAATATAATATGTAGTTAGGGATTTTTTATTGATACTAACTAGTATAAATATCGATATTTTTATATACAGTGTGTAAAACGGGACCCTTTCCTACTATCATATTCTTTTTTTCCCTCTCTCTTAGGCTATTTCTTTTGTAATCAGGTATGAGGCTTTGGAATTGTTGTTGCAAGCACACgctttttttttcttctctctCCAGATGAAACTTGGAAGCACATGATTCATTCAAGCATGCCCGGCTGCATCATGCATGCAGGCGAAAAGGGCCACTACTAGTGATACCCATTTTTTTGCTGATAACCAAAacaccgagagagagagagaaactacaCAACCAATCCATCCAATCCATCGGACGCGGTGGTAGAGGGGAGCTCGGCCCCATAATTCATGGCGCTGAGCTCGGCCACGTCAGCGCCATATGAGCTTCTCTCGCTAGTGGAACACACACCTCGGCGCTAATATATGTAGCGTTAAgccgtgttacctcggcgccacagctTACAGCGCCGACTAAAGGATTAAAAATGAGATTAAGTCATTTAAGAGTCTAAACGTGAATATTTTTCAAAAAAAGATTAAAATACAAAAAAATCGGACGGTTGGACTAGCAATGTCTGATAAGCTGTCTATTTATGTGGTACTGGCATACTGCTCACGACATATGGAATCTGGTCCCTCGCATAAATGTCTTCTATATCAGCACACATGGCATGTACCTGGACAACCCGCGGTGGGAAATAAAGCTTGCTTTAAGAGCAATGTCTATACGATGATATATAATTATACTTATTAActataaaaaataaatttaatgtTAAAGTCAACATATGGTTCATATATTAGATATTAAATTAATAAGAATAAatattatattttattttattcaAAAGACCGAGAAATATATGAGTTGAAAAGAAGCACATCATCCCATTTTTCAGAGTTCGCTCGATCGTTCGAGCTCCTTCATCTAGCGAAGTGGTACTGTCTGCGTTGCGTGTTGCTTTTGTCATGTTGAGCTTTGATGCTTTCTCACAAGGCATATCTGGTGTAACGTCCCATACTCCTATCTATGGTGTAATAGTCCATTAGGCCATTGTTAGACGATAAACAGAGAAAGGAATATATCTACACGCTTCACATGTGGTGCATGACGACGAAACTGATGCTTTAAAGGAGTAGAGATTCTAAAAAACTAGTTAGATAATTTTATTAAGCTAATTTTAGCTATTATATATAAAAAAAATATCCCCAATAAACTCTACAAATTACTCTTCAAATTTAGAAGTTTTTCATCCCTTCGCTCTATATTTTTGGATAGTCTGCTCCATTCGTCCTGTTGGTTTATAGAGTCTGTTAGACTAGCTATTCATCAGTAAATTTGGTTAATTTTTTTTTGGAGTTGTTCTAAGGTTGTCTACAACAGCTTACCCATCTTATCTCCTATCCTATCTTGTACTTTAAACTTCACACTATGAACAGAACAGTATAATCTGCAGTGCAAAATAGTGTTTTGCACGACCATATACACTATTAACTAAAGACAACCTAAGGACCAAGCCACCAAATAaaaacacattaaaatttataattTTTTTTCAAAGAGGTAGTCTCTTTTTCTCCCTTAAACTTAGGGTTTGTAATCTTGTATGCACATTTTTCATACAATAATTACAATAATGTAAGAACATCTTCAAACGAGAGTTCTACAATTGGGTCCTAAAAATCAAAATAAGACTTGATTTAAGTGATATGGGACCCAACAAAATTTCTTTACTCCAACAACGAGTCCTATAATCACGTTAATTGAGGAGAGATTTGTTCAGACGATTGGAGAGGGAGACGCACCAGCGATGAAATATCACGTGAAGGCAGACAGTAAATTTTATAAAATAAGACCCTATATTAGTTTAACCAAATTTTATAAAATAGAACCTCTCTTAAAAACTAGTTTTTGATCTTGAGCATTATATTAAAAATAGAACTTAATTTAGCATCTTTGTTGGAGATGCTCCAACATAACCAAGAGGACACAAAGTGTTACGCGCTCAACATCTCAAACCTCTATTAAAAAAATTAGCATATTATTTGAACTTAGTAGACATACTCAGCGGTACGAGAGATCACACTCCACTTCTCTAACAATCTTCCCTCGAGTACCTCTAGTATCCTGACAGATTATTATTAGAGGTAATAATTTGCTCTAGATTTTACATTATAAATTTTAAGGATCAAATCGGATTAGGATCGAGCTCTATTCCTATTTAATAttgaactaaaattatttaaAAGCTCTAACTTTTGTGTAGAGACATTTGTATCTGATCTATTACCACCCTAaggccccgtttcaatctcacgggataaactttagcttcctgctaaactttagctatataaattgaagtgctaaagtttagtttcaattaccaccattagctctcctgtttagattacaaatggctaaaagtagctaaaaaaaagctgctaaagtttatctcgcgagattgAAACAGGGCCTAATTGTTATCCAGCATCCTAGCCTATTAATAGCATGCAATATCTGACACATATGTTGCACATGAGAACTTGAGAAGTAATAAGGCATATTTAAAATATACATAGATGCCAAAAAAAATACAGATATGAACATATACATGTATTTGCCCCCTTAAATGGTAATTAATAACTTTGCTGTAACTAAATATAGAATAAATATAGAATATGGAGTATCTATTAGGTCTATTATTTTAAAAGGTAAATAAAGATAAAAACATAAAATTTAATATAGACACTCTTTATTAAAGATGTCGACAACTTGCGGTGGGAAATAAAGCTGTCGACTTTGGCATGGCATGAGACCGTCGACAACTTGCGGTGGGAAATTAATAAAGCTGTCGACTTTGGCACCTCATCAGGACCGTCGACAACTTTCGGTGGGAAATTAATAAAGCTGTCGACTTTGGCATCGCATCAGGACCAATCAATTACCAGAACGCCATATAAGCATACGTCGGTCCTCGGCGCTGGGCAACATCCAGCCAGCAGCACACGCACACTGTTCTTTCGACTTCCATCTCGGCCGGAGCAGAAGATGGAGGTGGCTCTGGGAACGGCCAAGTCTCTCCTTGGCCATGTTCTCAATAATCTCCCCGACGACTGGATGAAATCCTACGTGTCCAGCGCCGAGCTCGGCACCAACCTTAACATGATCAAAGAGAAGATGCGGTACGCTAGAGCGCTGCTGGACGTGGCCAAGGGGAGGGACGACGTCGTCGCCGGGAACCCCAACCTGCTGGAGCAGCTCGAGACTCTCGGCAAGAAGGCCGACGAGGCTGAGGATGCTGTGGACGAGCTTCACTACTTCATGATCCAGGACAAACACGACGGGACTCGAGACGCCGCACCGGAGTTGGGCGGTGGCCTCGCAGCCCAAGCTCACCATGCCCGCCATGCTGCTCGCCACACTGCTGGTAACTGGCTCTCATGCTTCTCTGGCTGCTGTCCCCGACCCCGAGACGATGCTGCTGCTACCGATGCCATGTCTGGTGACGGTGGCCATGTTGGAAAGTTGTCATTTAATCGAGTGGCTATGTCCAACAAAATCAAGCTCCTCATAGAGGAGCTGCAATCCAACTCTACTCCTGTCTCTGACTTGctcaagatagtgtcagacactaGTAACCCTCAAGACAGTAGCTCCTCCACTAAAAGGTCCCCGACAAGCTCTCAAATCACACAAGACAAGTTGTTTGGGAGGGACGCCATCTTTCAGAAAACTATAGAGGATATTATCATAGCCAAAGATAGTGGCAAAACCTTGTCCGTTCTTCCTATATTTGGCCTAGGGGGCATTGGGAAGACTACCTTCACCCAGCACCTATACAATCACACAGAGTTTGAAAAACATTTCACTGTTAGGGTCTGGATATGTGTATCGACTAATTTTGATGTGCTTAGGCTCACCAAAGAGATCCTGAGCTGCCTACCCGCAACTGAAAATGCAGGAGATAAAATAGCAAATGACACAACCAACTTTGACCTGCTTCAGAAATCCATCGCAGAGAGGTTGAAATCCAAAAGGTTTCTGATTGTCTTGGATGACATATGGGAATGCAGCAATAATGAGGAGTGGGAGAAACTAGTAGCTCCATTCAAAAAGAATGATACCACTGGCAACATGATTCTTGTCACAACCCGATTCCAGAAAATTGCagatttggtgaaaaaagaaacTAACCCAGTTGACCTTCACGGTTTGGATCCTGATGAGTTCTGGAAATTCTTCCAGATATGTGCATTTGGTAGTATTCAAGATGTTGAGCATGGTGATCAAGAGTTAATTGGTATTGCAAGACAAATAGCAGATAAGCTAAAATGCTCCCCACTTGCAGCCAAAACAGTTGGTCGGCTATTGATTAAGAAACCCCTTCAGGAACATTGGATGAAAATTCTTGAGAACAAACAGTGGCTAGAGGAAAAACATGGCAATGATATTATCCCAGCCTTGCAAATTAGCTATGACTACCTTCCCTTCCATCTGAAAAAATGTTTTTCATCTTTCGCCCTTTTCCCTGAGGATTCTAAATTTTATAAGTCTGAGATTATTCGTTTATGGGATTCAATAGGAATCATAGGTTCTAGTATACAGCAAAAGAAAATAGAGGACATAGGATCAGATTATTTTGATGAACTATTAGATAGTGGTTTTCTTATAAAAGGGGGCAATGATTTTTATGTGATGCATGATTTAATCCTTGATCTTTCACGGACTGTTTCAAAACAAGATTGTGCCTATATCGATTGTTCTAGTTTTGAGGCAAATAACATCCCACGGTCTATCCGTTACCTATCCATTTCCATGCAAGATCATTGTGCTCAGAATTTCGAGGAAGAAATGGGTAAACTGAAAGAAAAGATAGACATTAAAAATTTGCGGAGTTTGATGATATTTGGAAAATACATTAGGTTACATCTGCTCAATATTTTAAGGGACACATTTAAGGAAATAAGACGTCTTCGTGTTCTATCTATATTCATATACTCCCATAGTTCCTTGCCAAACAACTTTTCAGAGCTTCTTCATCTCCGCTACTTAAAACTTTTGTCACCTTATTACTCAGAAATGTCATTGCCAAACACGGTCTCAAGGTTTTATCACCTGAAATTTCTAGATCTTGAACAATGGGGAAGTGATCGTTCTTTGCCTAAGGACATTAGCCGCCTTGAAAATCTATGCCATTTTGTTGTTTCGGAAAAGATTGATTCCAATGTTCCTGAGGTGGGGAAAATGATCTTCTTACAAGAATTGAAAGAATTCCATGTTAATAAAGAGAGTGTTGGATTTGAGCTACAAGAATTGGGTAAACTAGATGAGCTTGGAGGGAAGCTCAATATATACGGGCTTGAAAATGTGAGAACCAAGAAAGAAGCTAAAGAGGCCAAGCTGATGTCAAAGAGGAATTTAGTTGAGTTGGGATTAATTTGGAACATGAAACAAGAGTCCACCGAAGATGATATCCTAGATAGTATCCAACCACACTCTAATGTTAGGAGTCTTTTTATTGTAAATCATGGTGGTACCCTCGGTCCTAGTTGGTTGTGCAGCAGCGACACCATATACATGAAAAACTTGGAGACTCTACATCTAGAGAGCGTATCGTGGGCTAACCTTCCACCTATTGGGCAGTTCTATCACTTAAGAGAGCTAAGGCTGAGTAAAATTGTTGGCATATCACAGATTGGACCTGGCTTCTTCGATAGCACGACAGAAAAAAGTGTCTCACACTTGAAGGCAGTTGAGTTTAATGATATGCCAGAGCTTGTCGAGTGGGTTGGGGGAGCTAACTGGAATCTGTTCTCAGGAATTGAAAGAATCAAGTGTACTAATTGTCCTAGGCTGACAGGGTTGCTGGTTTCAGATTGGTCTATTTCTTCTATATAAGACAGCACTGTATGGTTCCCTAATCTTCATGACCTTTACATTTATGAATGCCCGAAGTTGTGCCTTCCACCCTTGCCTCACACTTCAAAGGTATCCCGTATTCATATGGGAGACTTTTCTTATGAAGGTCGTACCATGTTGAAAATTAATAACCCCTCTAGATTTGCCTTCGAAAATCTGGGTGACCTAGAGACATTGGTAGCTTGGGATGCACTACCCTTGTCCTTTATGGATCTTAAAAAGCTACATTCCTTGAGACGTATAAATGTCACTAGATGTGAGGAAACATTTTTGAGAGGACTGGATGATGGTGTTGTGCTACCCACAGTCCAATCTCTCTACCTTGGACGATTTACACCTACCAAAAATTATTTGTCAAAATTATTCAAATGTTTTCCAGCACTTTCTTCTTTGCATGTGATGGCATCACCATCAGATGAGGACAACGAGGAAGTGGTACTGCATTTTCCACCCTCTAGCTCGCTGAGAGATGTCAACTTCACAGGGTGTAAGAATCTGATCCTACCCATGGAGGAAGGAGCTGGATTCTGTGGCCTCTCGTCGCTCGAGTCAGTGACCATACACAAATGTGACAGGTTATTCTCTCGATGGTCCATCGGAGGACGAGCAACTCAGACTCAGAGCATCATCAACCCTCTCCCACCCTACCTGAGGAAACTCTTCCTTTCTTATATGGAAACTCTGCCTCAGGAAGCTCTGCTCATGAATTTGACATCTCTTGAGAAACTCACACTATGTAATTGTCTTGGCTGTGAGCAAAGCACCGAGCGAATGGCTGTACTCGCGAATCTAACATCTCTTACCACGCTATATTTATATAATTGCAGAAATATCACAATGGATGGATTCAATCCTCACATCACATCCAGCCTCAAGTATCTATGCGTGTACAATGAGAGAAATGATGGAACTGATCCGTATTCTGTAGCAGCAGATCTACTTGTAGCGGTGGTGAGGACCAAAACAATGCCCGACGTTTCCTTCAAACTGGTGGGACTTTATGTGGACAACATCTCGGGAGTGCTTGTTGCTCCCATCTGCAAGCTGCTCTCCGCTACCCTCGAGACGTTAAACTTCAGTAATGATTGGCGGACAGAGAACTTCACGAAAGAGCAGGACGAGGCGCTTCAGCTCCTCACGTCTCTCCAATTCCTTGAGTTTTATAACTGCAGGGCTCTGCAGTCCCTCCCCCAAGGACTGCACCGCCTTCCTTCTCTCCACGGAATAACTATCTATGGGCCTCAAAACATTAGATCACTGCCTAAGGAGGGCCTCCCCGATTCACTACGAATACTACGTATAACTAACTGTTGTGCTGAGATTTATGAGGCATGCCAGCAATTGAAGGGAACAAGGCCAGATATAAATGTACTTGCCTCCAAAGCTCGTGTGCAAAATTGAATACCTGCTTCTGCATGTCTTCACAGTCAGCTCTGCTTCAACATGCCTTTCACTCTACAGGTTAGTTGCAAATATATCTAAAAACAGCTCATTATGTTGAGTGATTTATGATTTCGTTGACTGCGAACCgaactgtttttttattttttgcatATCGATATGTTCCATCCTCAGATGCTATTGTATTACAACTGCCAACTGGAGCCACCATTCATAATTCCTGTCCATCCATTCATTTCTTTAACCAAGAAATTTAATTTCTCTTACATACTATAGTTTCAACTTTTGGATCGTCATCTTACTTTCTAGCGTTTTTCCTGTTTAGGTAAATACTGTGAAAACATCTTCCTATACGTGAGATAGTTGATCTTCATCGATTCTACAGCCAGGATGATGTCTTATTGGATGATGTGTTGGTCATGGTTGGCACAAAATTCAGTAGGTAATTTTCATAATGTTTAATCAACCAATTTAATTTCTTCTACAATTTCAACTTTTGGGTAAAATATGTTTCTAGCATTTTTCTTCTTGAAGTACAATACCTCATTATTGCACCGTTCTTTAGTTTTATTTCAATCTCATATCGTGAATTGGTACTTTTATACTTTTATGGAGAAAAGAAAATTGTCTCATTAAACACCATGTCCTTATATTActtaggggtgtttgaatgcactaaagctaatagttagtgactaaaattagttgagacattcAAACAACCTAGCTAATAGTTTAGCTATTAAGTGTTTTTGGTAAATTAATTAATAGTTAggtagctatttgttagctagctaattccactagcaatttttagctaactaagttttagtgcattcaaacacccccttagttcgTTCTTGTTGTGGCAAGTCATGAATGGCTGGCTGCTCATTGTTGGATTCCACTTTATAATACTAGATGCCCTAAAGCATGATACATATGCTCAATTAGTGATCTCATATGCACGTAGACTTACCATAAGACGGCTAGGGGCTTGAGCTGAGAGCAGGCGAGGCGCCGCTGGGGCGCGGCCTAGGCCTACGCGGGTGACGCGTCCACGCCTGCACCGAATCGTCGTCCATCCTTCAAGATCCTCATCTTCAATGCGGTCGTAGCTTCCAGGGGGGCTTCAAACCAGCTATCGGGGCGGGGGTGGCATTATGGCTGCGGGATACGGGGGAGGGGTGGTGAATGCGGGGCGGCATGGTGCTTGTAGTGAATGCAAACCTCACCCTCTTGGTAGGGCGGGGGGCCGCCGGCGCACGGCTTACAGCTGGGTCGGAAGGGCGGGCCGGCGGTGGTGGTGGGGGCGGTGGCGATGGGAGCTGGGACACAGGAGGGCGAGCTGGTGGTGCTGGAGGAGGGTGCGGGGTTGGATCTGGCTTGGTGCAGCCGGCATGAGCTGAGGACGGCCGGTGGCGGGCGGATCTGGCGGCGGCGTTGTTTTGGAGCTCGGTCGCCGTGGGAGCGAGCGCGGGGAAGGAAGGAGCCATCCGC harbors:
- the LOC100274681 gene encoding putative disease resistance RPP13-like protein 1; protein product: MEVALGTAKSLLGHVLNNLPDDWMKSYVSSAELGTNLNMIKEKMRYARALLDVAKGRDDVVAGNPNLLEQLETLGKKADEAEDAVDELHYFMIQDKHDGTRDAAPELGGGLAAQAHHARHAARHTAGNWLSCFSGCCPRPRDDAAATDAMSGDGGHVGKLSFNRVAMSNKIKLLIEELQSNSTPVSDLLKIVSDTSNPQDSSSSTKRSPTSSQITQDKLFGRDAIFQKTIEDIIIAKDSGKTLSVLPIFGLGGIGKTTFTQHLYNHTEFEKHFTVRVWICVSTNFDVLRLTKEILSCLPATENAGDKIANDTTNFDLLQKSIAERLKSKRFLIVLDDIWECSNNEEWEKLVAPFKKNDTTGNMILVTTRFQKIADLVKKETNPVDLHGLDPDEFWKFFQICAFGSIQDVEHGDQELIGIARQIADKLKCSPLAAKTVGRLLIKKPLQEHWMKILENKQWLEEKHGNDIIPALQISYDYLPFHLKKCFSSFALFPEDSKFYKSEIIRLWDSIGIIGSSIQQKKIEDIGSDYFDELLDSGFLIKGGNDFYVMHDLILDLSRTVSKQDCAYIDCSSFEANNIPRSIRYLSISMQDHCAQNFEEEMGKLKEKIDIKNLRSLMIFGKYIRLHLLNILRDTFKEIRRLRVLSIFIYSHSSLPNNFSELLHLRYLKLLSPYYSEMSLPNTVSRFYHLKFLDLEQWGSDRSLPKDISRLENLCHFVVSEKIDSNVPEVGKMIFLQELKEFHVNKESVGFELQELGKLDELGGKLNIYGLENVRTKKEAKEAKLMSKRNLVELGLIWNMKQESTEDDILDSIQPHSNVRSLFIVNHGGTLGPSWLCSSDTIYMKNLETLHLESVSWANLPPIGQFYHLRELRLSKIVGISQIGPGFFDSTTEKSVSHLKAVEFNDMPELVEWVGGANWNLFSGIERIKCTNCPRLTGLLVSDWSISSI